One Gadus morhua chromosome 23, gadMor3.0, whole genome shotgun sequence DNA segment encodes these proteins:
- the LOC115537790 gene encoding NLR family CARD domain-containing protein 3-like → MEMNQEELADKLGSGAVAVQWQHELKAHLKKKFQCVFEGIARAGEQRPLNEIYTELLITEGGSGEVNKEHEVRLIEKASRKTANEETPIRCEDIFKPGQDKPIRTIMTTGVAGIGKTLLTHKFTLDWAEGKANQDIDFAFLLTFRELNLLKGKEFSLLELLHQFSVETKESGIYRYDHDQVVFILDGLDECRLPLDFQNNPIWTDVTEPTSVEVLLTNIIRGVLLPSARIWITTRPAAANQIPAECVDMVTEVRGFTDPQKEEYFRKRFREGTMATTIISHVKKSRSLHIMCHIPVFCWITATVLVDFFKTSQRGEEVPKTVTQMYSHFLRVLSIQGDRKYHGRADTDPLWSSESREIIVSLGKLAFNQLEKGQLIFYEADLAECDIDIRAASVYSGVFTQIFKEECGLHQDRMFCFVHLSIQEFLAALYVFLSYINTGVNLLSEEHPTSREAELLPLYQNAVDKALQSENGHLDLFLRFLLGLSLETNQMLLQGLLGPRGSKLPGNLTKKDPPGQTGRRSQINNQIVHYIKEKIGGDLSQEKSINLFHCLNELNDSSLVEEIQQYLSSGSLSTESLSSAQWSALVFIVLTSEEQLDVFYLKKYSASDEGLLGLLPLVKASKTSLLTGCHLSERCCEALASVLSSNSSSLKELDLSTNDLQDSGVKLLSAGLGSPHCTLETLRLSGCLVTQEGCASLASALSSNPSHLRELDLSYNHPGDSGAALLSAGLEDPRWRLDTLSVEHGGVWRLKPALEKYACELTLDPNTAYRRLSLSEDSRKVTRVKEAQSYPYHPERFDTWEQVLCREGLTGRCYWEVEWGGRVVIGVAYRGMTRRGGSSDSGLGMNNKSWSLVCDDDGDTAPYSALHNGSGTATRLPPPRSNRVGVYLDQPAGSLSFYRVSPGGGGSSDTLTHIHTFQASFTQEVLLPGFRLDKSGSVSLGVSIVDTQTHKKTHGKAHTCRQS, encoded by the exons atggagatgaaccaggaggaactggccgacaagcTGGGCAGTG GAGCTGTTGCGGTCCAGTGGCAACATGAACTCAAGGCTCATCTGAAGAAGAAGTTCcaatgtgtgtttgagggaatcgctagagcaggagagcagagacctctgaatgagatctacacagagctcctcatcacagagggaggcagtggagaggtcaacaaggaacacgaggtcagactgattgaaaaggCATCCAGGAAAACAGCCAAtgaggaaacaccaatcagatgtgaagacatctttaaacctggacaagataaaccaatcagaacaataatgacaaccggagtggccggcattggtaaaactctcttaacacacaagttcactctggactgggccgaaggcaaagccaaccaaGACATAGACTTtgcatttctcctcactttcagagagctgaatttactgaaagggaaagagtttagcctactggaacttcttcatcagttTTCTGTTGAAACCAAAGAATCAGGAATCTACAGATACGACCATGACCAAGTAGTCTttatcttggatggtctggatgagtgtcgacttcctctggacttccagaacaacccgatctggacGGATGTCACCGAGCCGACCTCAGTGGaggtgctgctgacaaacatcatcaggggagtcctgcttccctctgcccgcatctggataaccacacgccctgccgcagccaatcagatccctgctgagtgtgttgacatggtgaccgaggtgagagggttcaccgacccacagaaggaggagtacttcaggaagagattcagagaggggaCAATGGCCACCACAATCATCTCTCACGTCAAGAAAtctcgaagcctccacatcatgtgtcacatcccagtcttctgttggatcactgctacagttctagtggacttcttcaaaacatcccagagaggagaagaggtgcccaagaccgtgactcagatgtacagccacttcctgagggttctgtccatacagggggacaggaagtatcatggGCGAGCTGATACTGATCCACTCTGGAGTtcggagagcagggagatcattgtttctctggggaaactggcttttaaccagctggagaaaggccagctgatcttctacgaggcagacttggcagagtgtgacatcgatatcagagcagcctcagtttactcaggagtgttcacccagatctttaaagaggagtgtggactGCACCAGGACAGGATGTTCTGCTtcgtccatctgagcatccaagagtttctggctgccctttatgtctttctgtcctacaTCAACACTGGTGTCaacctgctctcagaagaacatcCAACCTCCAGGGAAGCtgaactcctccccctctaccagaatgctgtggacaaggccttacagagtgagaacggacacctggacttgttcctccgcttcctcctgggcctctctctagaGACCAATCAGATGCTTCTACAAGGTCTGCTGGGACCAAGAGGAAGTAAATTACCGGGCAATCTAACTAAAAAAGATCCACcgggacagacaggaaggaggtcacaAATCAATAACCAAATAGTccattacatcaaggagaagataggtggagatctctctcaagagaaaagcatcaatctgttccactgtctgaatgaacTGAATGAcagttctctagtggaggagatccaacagtacctgtcatcaggaagtctctccactgaatctctctcctctgctcagtggtcagctctggtcttcatcgtactgacatcagaagagcagctggacgtgttttacctgaagaaatactctgcttctgacgagggtcttctggggctgctgccattggtcaaagcctccaaaacatctct gctgactggctgtcatctgtcagagagatgctgtgaagctctggcctcagttctcagctccaactcctctagtctgaaagagctggacctgagtaccaacgatctgcaggattcaggagtgaagctgctctctgctggactggggagtccacactgtacactggaaactctcag gttgtctggctgcctggtcacacaggaaggctgtgcttctctggcctccgctctgagctccaacccctcccatctgagagagcttgacctgagctacaatcacccaggagactcaggagctgcgctgctctctgctggactggaggatccacgctggagactggacactctcag tgtggagcacggtggagtgtggaggctgaaaccagctctagagaagt atgcctgtgaactcacactggacccaaacacagcctacagacgactctctctgtctgaggacagcaggaaggtgacgcgggttAAAGAGGCCCAGTCGTATCCGTATCACCCAGAGAGGTTTGACACCTGGGagcaggtgttgtgtagagagggtctgactggccgctgctactgggaggtagagtggggagGACGGGTTGTTATAGGAGTGGCATACAGAGGaatgacaaggagaggagggagtagTGACAGCGGGCTGGGaatgaacaacaagtcctggagtcttgttTGTGATGACGACGGTGACACTGCTCCCTACTCTGCCCTTCACAACGGTAGTGGAACAGCcacacgtctccccccccctcgctctaacagagtaggagtgtatctggaccagcctgctggctctctgtccttctacagagtgtccccaggtggaggggggtcctcagacacactgacacacatccacaccttccaggcctccttcacccaggaggtcctcctccctgggtttaggTTAGATAAGAGTGGTTCAGTGTCTCTGGGAGTGTCCATtgtagatacacaaacacacaaaaagacacatggaaaagcacacacatgtagacagtcataa